A single genomic interval of Spirosoma linguale DSM 74 harbors:
- a CDS encoding Abortive infection protein (PFAM: Abortive infection protein) produces the protein MNTYQFGRIFLINSLLILTVNGLFYWQPFKALLAQRPVAISLGLALYVIQTLVTYRLAGRQKGWLIQPFQGRRLLQGFGAILLIEVMTIALISIFTTHSQGNALPSRLPDYLLVFIFNSLPGALLEEWLFRYLPLRFAQQSNQRFKSILLCLRVLIFFTLCHVPAYLLQHERSLTELGQVFVMGGCFLGVYLMTRNLFFTALFHGLTNNPLYLIESPYYWLYFYTTIAVVSVFWAFLNHRNQHKTLPVNP, from the coding sequence ATGAATACGTATCAATTTGGGCGAATTTTCCTGATCAATAGCTTACTTATCCTTACAGTCAATGGGTTGTTTTACTGGCAACCTTTTAAAGCCCTGTTGGCTCAACGCCCGGTAGCGATCTCTCTTGGGTTAGCGTTATACGTTATACAAACACTAGTCACCTACCGGTTAGCAGGCCGACAAAAAGGCTGGCTAATCCAGCCATTCCAGGGCAGACGTCTTTTGCAGGGGTTTGGGGCCATTCTCCTTATAGAAGTAATGACGATAGCTCTTATTTCTATCTTCACTACCCATTCTCAAGGTAACGCTTTACCAAGTCGCCTACCTGATTATCTGCTGGTATTTATCTTCAACTCGTTGCCCGGAGCCTTACTCGAAGAATGGCTTTTCCGCTACTTACCACTCCGGTTTGCTCAACAATCGAACCAGCGCTTTAAATCTATTCTTCTTTGCCTGAGGGTGTTAATTTTCTTTACGCTTTGTCACGTTCCGGCTTACCTTCTTCAACATGAACGTAGTTTGACGGAGCTAGGTCAGGTATTTGTGATGGGAGGGTGTTTTTTAGGTGTCTACTTAATGACCCGGAATCTGTTTTTTACGGCATTGTTTCATGGACTTACCAACAACCCTTTGTATCTGATTGAGTCGCCCTACTACTGGTTGTACTTTTATACGACTATCGCAGTTGTCAGCGTTTTCTGGGCATTCCTAAACCACAGAAATCAGCATAAGACATTGCCTGTGAACCCTTAA
- a CDS encoding monofunctional biosynthetic peptidoglycan transglycosylase (TIGRFAM: monofunctional biosynthetic peptidoglycan transglycosylase~PFAM: glycosyl transferase family 51~KEGG: pfl:PFL_5853 monofunctional biosynthetic peptidoglycan transglycosylase) has product MLKTFLWLFFGSFGYVIILKYVPVWVTPLVVSRWADTFGTDESSHVYKKWRPYEKISKEAALAVVSSEDQNFPTHWGFDFDEIQDAIKENQTRKRPRGASTISQQVAKNVFLWNGRSYIRKGLEVYFTALIELIWGKKRILEVYLNVAETGPMTFGVEAASQRYYGHSAASLSRDEAARIAAVLPNPRLFSIKKPSNYIQRRTRQIARQMRYLGGQKYIRNL; this is encoded by the coding sequence ATGCTGAAGACGTTCCTCTGGCTTTTCTTTGGTTCATTCGGGTATGTCATTATATTGAAGTACGTACCCGTTTGGGTGACGCCACTGGTTGTTTCGCGCTGGGCAGATACCTTCGGCACGGATGAAAGCAGCCATGTATACAAAAAGTGGCGACCCTACGAGAAAATCAGCAAAGAAGCCGCCCTGGCCGTGGTATCATCGGAAGATCAGAATTTCCCTACGCACTGGGGGTTCGATTTCGACGAGATTCAGGATGCCATCAAGGAAAACCAGACGCGCAAGCGGCCCCGCGGTGCCAGTACCATTTCGCAGCAGGTGGCCAAGAACGTGTTTCTCTGGAATGGCCGTAGCTATATCCGAAAAGGACTTGAGGTTTATTTTACCGCGCTGATTGAGTTGATCTGGGGCAAAAAACGCATTCTGGAAGTTTACCTGAACGTTGCCGAAACCGGGCCGATGACCTTTGGTGTGGAGGCCGCGTCGCAGCGGTATTACGGGCATTCTGCCGCGTCGCTTTCCCGGGATGAAGCCGCCCGGATTGCAGCTGTATTGCCAAACCCGCGGCTATTCTCCATCAAAAAGCCATCCAATTACATTCAGCGCCGAACCCGGCAGATTGCCCGGCAGATGCGCTATCTGGGTGGTCAAAAGTACATTCGGAATCTTTAG
- a CDS encoding oxygen-independent coproporphyrinogen III oxidase (KEGG: hypothetical protein~TIGRFAM: oxygen-independent coproporphyrinogen III oxidase~PFAM: Radical SAM domain protein; HemN domain protein~SMART: Elongator protein 3/MiaB/NifB) encodes MHLYLHIPFCKQACHYCDFHFSTSLGQKSALVDALCTEIALQKSYLPDQALETIYFGGGTPSLLTEAELAQVFTAIHAHFSVSPTAEITLEANPDDLDSGKLQMLRRYVNRLSIGIQTFDETSLRWMNRAHTATEAEVCVGLARQAGFENMSVDLIYGIPNRDNQAWQLDLQKILALNVPHLSAYALTIEPDTAFGRWQKKGKLPPADEDTAAGQFEELTSALTTAGYAHYEISNFARDGQYARHNTAYWQRRPYLGIGPSAHSYNGHSRQYNLANNVRYIAAIAQGKLPATLEELTVADQVNEYLLTGLRTQWGCSLTELDTMLAGDFSTMQARDLAAMYKTGWLVRHGDTLLLTQPGKLFADRVAASLFVDA; translated from the coding sequence ATGCATCTCTATCTTCACATACCGTTCTGCAAACAGGCCTGCCATTATTGCGACTTTCATTTCAGTACAAGTCTGGGGCAGAAGTCGGCCCTGGTTGATGCGCTTTGTACGGAAATTGCCCTGCAAAAAAGCTACCTGCCCGATCAGGCACTGGAAACGATTTATTTTGGCGGAGGCACACCTTCCCTGTTGACAGAGGCTGAGTTAGCACAGGTTTTTACCGCTATTCACGCTCATTTTTCAGTTTCACCAACCGCCGAAATCACCCTTGAAGCCAACCCCGATGATCTTGATTCTGGGAAGCTTCAGATGTTGCGTCGCTATGTTAACCGGCTCAGTATTGGGATTCAAACGTTCGATGAAACTTCGCTCCGCTGGATGAATCGTGCGCATACTGCTACGGAAGCCGAAGTATGCGTTGGGCTGGCGCGGCAAGCGGGATTTGAGAATATGAGCGTTGACCTGATTTACGGAATTCCGAATAGAGACAATCAGGCGTGGCAGCTTGATTTGCAAAAAATACTGGCACTCAACGTGCCCCACCTCTCGGCTTATGCCCTGACGATTGAACCCGACACCGCTTTTGGGCGCTGGCAGAAAAAAGGGAAATTGCCTCCTGCTGATGAGGACACTGCCGCCGGTCAATTTGAGGAGTTAACAAGTGCGCTGACAACGGCAGGCTACGCCCACTACGAAATATCGAACTTTGCGCGGGATGGCCAGTACGCCCGGCACAACACGGCTTATTGGCAACGGCGGCCGTACCTGGGCATCGGGCCAAGTGCTCATTCGTACAATGGCCACTCGCGACAATATAACCTGGCCAATAATGTCCGTTACATCGCAGCGATTGCCCAGGGAAAACTTCCCGCCACGCTGGAGGAACTGACCGTTGCCGATCAGGTCAATGAATACCTGCTGACTGGTTTGAGGACCCAGTGGGGCTGCTCCCTGACGGAACTTGATACGATGCTGGCGGGCGATTTTTCGACGATGCAGGCCCGCGATCTGGCCGCTATGTACAAAACCGGCTGGCTGGTTCGGCATGGCGATACACTTCTGCTGACTCAGCCCGGTAAACTCTTTGCTGATCGGGTGGCCGCTTCCTTATTCGTAGACGCGTAA
- a CDS encoding GCN5-related N-acetyltransferase (PFAM: GCN5-related N-acetyltransferase~KEGG: swd:Swoo_0090 GCN5-related N- acetyltransferase) — MEVNYLLCQELPSEPHLTSLLALLEGIFSNQSAAEIQAELTYQASRTGLQIILALADGQVIGCKLGYERKPGQYYSWLGGVHPDFRSHGIASELMRRQHDWCRQEGYQTIRTQTYNQWRSMLILNLRHGFDITGTLQGKHGLTIVLEKRL, encoded by the coding sequence ATGGAAGTGAATTATTTACTTTGTCAGGAGTTACCGTCAGAACCTCATCTAACGTCCCTACTCGCATTACTTGAAGGTATATTCTCCAATCAATCTGCTGCAGAAATACAGGCCGAGCTAACCTATCAGGCATCCCGAACCGGTCTGCAAATCATACTGGCCCTAGCCGATGGTCAGGTTATTGGCTGCAAACTGGGTTACGAACGTAAGCCCGGTCAGTATTATAGCTGGCTTGGTGGCGTCCACCCCGATTTTCGGAGTCATGGCATTGCTTCCGAACTCATGCGTCGGCAGCATGACTGGTGTAGGCAGGAGGGGTACCAAACCATTCGCACACAAACTTACAACCAGTGGCGGTCGATGCTGATCCTTAACCTCCGGCATGGCTTCGATATTACCGGTACGTTGCAGGGCAAACACGGTCTTACCATTGTTCTGGAGAAGCGGCTGTAA
- a CDS encoding phenazine biosynthesis protein PhzF family (TIGRFAM: phenazine biosynthesis protein PhzF family~PFAM: Phenazine biosynthesis PhzC/PhzF protein~KEGG: ppg:PputGB1_3883 PhzF family phenazine biosynthesis protein), giving the protein MKIYQLDAFTDKLFAGNPAAVVPLSEWLPDEQMQRIAAENNLAETAFYVKTEQENTYHIRWFTPTVEVDLCGHATLATGYVVFFLENEALETDQIYFNSRSGQLKVCRGENAWLTLDFPADVVQKANVQPPSLITSMGEKPLAIFKGKTDYMLVYETQAQIEALDPDFREMSSVPARGVIVTAPGDAEGDAVDFVSRFFGPQSGIDEDPVTGSAHTTLVPYWAEKLGKTELTARQLSKRGGYLRCKLNDNGETPARVDISGQVQLYLTGEIHL; this is encoded by the coding sequence ATGAAAATCTATCAACTCGATGCCTTTACCGACAAGCTGTTTGCCGGTAATCCGGCGGCTGTGGTTCCACTCAGCGAATGGTTGCCTGATGAGCAGATGCAGCGAATTGCTGCCGAGAACAACCTTGCCGAAACGGCTTTCTACGTGAAAACGGAGCAGGAGAACACGTATCATATTCGCTGGTTTACGCCTACAGTAGAGGTAGACTTGTGCGGCCATGCGACGCTGGCTACTGGCTATGTTGTATTTTTTCTGGAAAATGAAGCGCTGGAAACGGACCAGATTTATTTTAATTCCCGGAGTGGTCAGTTGAAAGTTTGTCGGGGTGAAAATGCCTGGTTAACCCTCGATTTTCCGGCCGATGTGGTGCAGAAAGCCAATGTCCAGCCCCCTTCCCTGATTACCAGTATGGGCGAAAAACCGCTGGCCATCTTTAAGGGAAAAACCGATTATATGCTTGTTTACGAGACCCAGGCGCAGATCGAAGCACTGGACCCCGATTTTCGGGAGATGAGCAGTGTGCCAGCTCGGGGTGTTATCGTAACGGCACCGGGTGATGCGGAGGGTGATGCCGTCGATTTTGTTTCTCGTTTCTTTGGGCCGCAGTCCGGTATCGATGAAGATCCGGTTACCGGCTCAGCCCATACAACGCTGGTGCCTTACTGGGCCGAAAAACTCGGCAAAACCGAACTCACCGCCCGGCAGCTTTCCAAACGGGGAGGTTATCTGCGCTGTAAATTAAACGACAACGGCGAAACACCAGCCCGAGTTGACATTTCGGGGCAAGTTCAACTGTACCTAACCGGCGAAATCCATTTGTAA
- a CDS encoding HAD-superfamily hydrolase, subfamily IA, variant 3 (TIGRFAM: HAD-superfamily hydrolase, subfamily IA, variant 3~PFAM: Haloacid dehalogenase domain protein hydrolase~KEGG: aha:AHA_2118 2-deoxyglucose-6-phosphatase), translating into MINAAIFDMDGLLVDSEPHWRAMERIVFASVGLHLTDDECKQTTGLPIPDVIHYWFARAPWSEEAAAGRTHQDLANAITDGVHERIANLAEPMPGAIDALQFFTDRGIPTAIASASPMSLIEVVVNRLGIRPLLTLWHSATLEARNKPAPDVYLGTARKLNVLPATCITFEDSGSGLKSAYAAGMHTVAVPAEFEYNDPKFAIADRIIPSLTAFSADLFETFLVNE; encoded by the coding sequence TTGATAAACGCAGCAATATTTGATATGGATGGGCTGCTGGTGGATTCTGAACCCCACTGGCGCGCTATGGAACGGATTGTTTTTGCCTCGGTTGGCCTGCATCTGACTGATGATGAGTGTAAACAAACGACAGGGCTGCCCATTCCCGATGTAATACACTACTGGTTTGCCCGTGCTCCATGGTCAGAAGAGGCCGCAGCCGGACGCACCCATCAGGACCTGGCCAATGCCATTACCGACGGTGTTCATGAACGAATTGCTAATCTGGCCGAACCTATGCCCGGTGCCATTGACGCATTGCAGTTCTTTACTGACCGGGGCATCCCAACCGCTATTGCCTCTGCTTCTCCCATGAGTTTGATCGAAGTTGTTGTCAATCGGCTGGGTATTCGGCCTTTATTGACTTTATGGCACTCGGCTACGCTGGAGGCTCGTAATAAACCGGCTCCCGATGTATACCTGGGCACTGCCCGAAAGCTGAATGTGTTGCCCGCCACCTGTATTACGTTTGAGGACTCTGGCAGCGGGCTTAAATCGGCTTATGCTGCTGGTATGCATACGGTGGCCGTACCTGCCGAATTTGAATACAACGACCCGAAATTTGCCATCGCCGACCGGATCATCCCTTCTCTGACGGCGTTCTCGGCCGATCTGTTTGAGACATTTCTGGTGAACGAATGA
- a CDS encoding YCII-related protein (PFAM: YCII-related~KEGG: csa:Csal_0787 YCII-related) — translation MSRPSLILLKIRLSSIGWTLKDGILLNEPVIHSMKYVIHAYDHTDANALARRMAARPDHFAYVRQLKEKGQFILGGALLSPEETMIGSMLLLDFDTEEQLQEYLKTDPYIVQGVWEKVDTKPFRQADV, via the coding sequence ATGAGCAGACCATCGCTTATTTTGCTCAAAATCCGATTGAGTAGTATTGGCTGGACTCTGAAAGATGGTATCTTGCTTAATGAACCAGTAATCCATTCGATGAAGTACGTTATACACGCTTACGACCATACCGATGCCAACGCCCTCGCCCGCCGGATGGCCGCCCGTCCCGACCACTTTGCTTACGTCCGTCAGTTAAAAGAAAAAGGCCAGTTTATACTAGGTGGCGCACTCCTTAGTCCCGAAGAGACGATGATCGGGTCGATGCTTCTTTTGGATTTCGATACCGAAGAGCAACTTCAGGAATATCTCAAAACAGATCCCTATATCGTACAGGGCGTTTGGGAAAAAGTGGATACAAAACCGTTTCGTCAGGCAGATGTGTGA
- a CDS encoding HEPN domain protein (PFAM: HEPN domain protein~KEGG: gur:Gura_1199 HEPN domain-containing protein) yields the protein MKEQVDRFLEHAKDALDDANYLHQDGRILALANRAYYAIFYCICALLATEGITTKKHQASRAKFSEFFVKTGRFDVQASKIVGNSFAARQSADYDMEAFLSEAEAQLLLEDSRTFYEQTIAYFAQNPIE from the coding sequence ATGAAAGAACAGGTAGACCGGTTTCTCGAGCATGCTAAAGATGCCCTCGACGATGCCAATTACTTACATCAGGACGGCCGCATTTTAGCGCTGGCGAACAGGGCTTATTATGCGATATTTTATTGCATATGCGCCTTACTGGCTACAGAAGGAATAACGACGAAGAAACACCAGGCTTCCAGAGCTAAATTCAGCGAATTCTTTGTTAAAACAGGTCGATTTGATGTGCAGGCCAGTAAGATTGTTGGTAATAGTTTTGCCGCTCGTCAATCGGCTGACTATGATATGGAGGCTTTTCTGAGTGAAGCTGAGGCACAATTGCTACTCGAGGATTCCCGGACTTTCTATGAGCAGACCATCGCTTATTTTGCTCAAAATCCGATTGAGTAG
- a CDS encoding DNA polymerase beta domain protein region (PFAM: DNA polymerase beta domain protein region~KEGG: maq:Maqu_0399 DNA polymerase beta subunit) has translation MKTRINPAIEPIVREFKAALQDLYGDRLGDVVLYGSYARGDYDDESDIDLMILLNDEDVNTYAEIRKIIDIEVQLLLRYGLAISPLPVSYRKYKTSAGGVYREARKEGLLL, from the coding sequence ATGAAAACGCGCATTAATCCGGCCATCGAACCCATTGTTCGGGAGTTTAAAGCGGCTTTGCAGGACCTTTACGGCGACCGTCTGGGCGATGTGGTTCTTTACGGTTCGTACGCTCGTGGTGATTACGACGACGAATCGGATATTGACCTCATGATTTTACTGAACGATGAGGACGTGAATACGTATGCCGAGATACGTAAAATTATAGATATTGAAGTTCAACTTCTATTGCGCTACGGGTTGGCCATATCACCATTGCCTGTTTCCTATCGAAAATACAAGACGTCGGCGGGGGGCGTTTACCGGGAGGCTCGTAAAGAGGGATTATTACTATGA
- a CDS encoding peptidase S9 prolyl oligopeptidase active site domain protein (PFAM: peptidase S9 prolyl oligopeptidase active site domain protein; peptidase S9B dipeptidylpeptidase IV domain protein; WD40 domain protein beta Propeller~KEGG: xcc:XCC4016 dipeptidyl-peptidase), protein MHRLYALFALLSSASAVAQSSPQKPTPLTVETIMQDPKSWVGTSPSNPFWSDDSKTLYFNWNPDRTLGDSLYKVTFTSLVPRSGRTRLLAASQPVKVSPTERRALPAPPVSAFNLAYTQRVFDRQGDLFLLDLKFGSVRQLTNTVEVETDPTFSGDQKQVIFRRSGSNLFSIDLKTGQLTQLTDFKPGSKKADTKLTDEEKFLKQDQLRLSSVLKERKEKKDEADRISKADQPKRPKEIYLDDKTLVNPTLSPDGRFVTYRLMKRPTNAKTAQVPNYITESGYTEEIAARTKVGAPVASQEFFVYDIAKDTVRAVSVKDIPGITDKPAYLQSTKADTAKKVRPVAISSPVWSEDSKFCVVVVRSLDNKDRWIMRLQPETLKLSLLDRQHEDTWIGGPGIGSQNSPGSMGFLGDNQTLWFQSEADGYSHLYTVNVLTGEKKQLTSGKFEVQQIQLSKDKKHFYLQTNEVHPGEQHFYRMAVSGGERTRLTNMTGANDVTLSPDETRMAIRYSSSNQPWELYVMEINQTGTDSKTAKAATANPAIKLTNSLTDAFKAYPWREPSLVTIPARDGQSIYARLYKPATPNGKSVVFVHGAGYLQNAHKWWSQYFREYMFHNLLADKGYTVLDIDYRASAGYGRDWRTGIYRYMGGKDLEDHVDAAKWLVQTQGVDAKRIGIYGGSYGGFITLMAMFTTPDVFKAGAALRPVTDWAAYNHPYTANILNEPQTDSLAYRRSSPINFAEGLKGHLLICHGMVDVNVHFQDAVRLAQRLIELKKENWELAPYPVEDHGFVEPTSWMDEYKRILKLFDERL, encoded by the coding sequence ATGCATCGTCTCTACGCTTTGTTTGCGCTGCTGTCCAGTGCATCCGCTGTTGCCCAGTCTAGCCCGCAAAAACCCACACCCCTCACCGTCGAAACCATCATGCAGGACCCGAAAAGCTGGGTCGGCACATCCCCTTCCAACCCCTTCTGGTCCGACGATTCGAAAACCCTTTATTTTAACTGGAACCCCGACCGTACACTGGGCGACTCGCTCTATAAAGTAACGTTCACCAGCTTAGTTCCACGTTCCGGCCGTACCAGATTGCTGGCCGCATCGCAGCCAGTGAAAGTGAGCCCAACGGAACGGCGGGCCCTGCCTGCGCCCCCGGTGTCGGCCTTCAACCTTGCCTATACGCAACGGGTATTTGACCGGCAGGGCGACTTGTTTTTACTCGATCTTAAATTCGGATCGGTGCGGCAACTAACGAATACCGTCGAAGTCGAAACAGACCCCACTTTTTCCGGTGATCAAAAACAGGTGATTTTTCGGCGAAGCGGGAGCAACCTGTTCAGTATCGACTTAAAAACCGGACAGCTAACCCAACTCACCGACTTTAAACCAGGCTCGAAAAAGGCGGATACGAAACTTACCGACGAAGAAAAATTCCTCAAACAGGACCAGCTTCGCCTATCGTCCGTCCTGAAAGAACGCAAGGAAAAGAAAGACGAAGCCGACCGAATCAGTAAGGCAGATCAACCCAAACGCCCGAAAGAAATTTATCTGGACGATAAAACCCTCGTTAATCCGACACTCAGCCCCGACGGTCGTTTTGTCACCTACCGGCTCATGAAGCGGCCTACCAATGCCAAAACAGCGCAGGTACCAAACTACATTACGGAATCTGGTTATACGGAAGAAATCGCGGCTCGAACGAAGGTTGGCGCGCCCGTGGCCAGTCAGGAGTTTTTTGTTTATGACATTGCTAAAGACACCGTTCGGGCGGTTTCGGTGAAGGATATTCCAGGTATTACCGATAAGCCAGCTTACCTGCAATCGACGAAGGCCGACACCGCAAAAAAAGTACGTCCGGTGGCCATTAGTAGCCCTGTTTGGTCGGAAGATAGCAAGTTTTGTGTCGTCGTTGTCCGCTCGCTCGACAACAAAGATCGCTGGATTATGCGACTCCAGCCCGAAACCCTGAAGCTGTCTCTCCTCGACCGCCAGCATGAAGATACCTGGATTGGCGGGCCGGGAATCGGTTCGCAGAATTCTCCGGGCAGTATGGGATTTCTGGGCGATAATCAAACCCTCTGGTTTCAGTCGGAAGCCGATGGCTACTCACACCTGTACACCGTCAATGTACTTACCGGCGAGAAAAAGCAACTCACTTCCGGCAAATTCGAGGTGCAGCAGATACAACTGTCGAAAGACAAAAAACACTTCTACCTGCAAACGAACGAAGTGCACCCCGGCGAGCAGCATTTTTATCGGATGGCGGTGAGCGGAGGAGAACGTACGCGCCTGACGAACATGACCGGCGCAAACGATGTAACCCTCTCGCCCGATGAAACCCGGATGGCCATTCGGTATTCCTCCAGCAATCAGCCCTGGGAGTTGTATGTGATGGAAATCAACCAAACCGGCACTGACTCTAAAACGGCCAAAGCAGCTACCGCTAATCCGGCCATTAAACTGACCAACTCGCTGACCGACGCCTTCAAAGCCTACCCCTGGCGGGAACCTTCGCTGGTAACCATTCCCGCCCGCGACGGACAGTCGATCTACGCCCGCTTGTACAAACCCGCTACGCCTAATGGAAAGTCGGTGGTTTTTGTACACGGTGCCGGGTATTTGCAAAACGCCCACAAATGGTGGAGCCAGTATTTTCGGGAGTATATGTTCCATAACCTACTGGCTGACAAAGGCTATACGGTTCTCGACATCGACTACCGCGCCAGTGCTGGCTACGGCCGCGACTGGCGCACAGGCATTTACCGCTATATGGGCGGCAAGGATTTGGAAGACCATGTCGATGCGGCTAAATGGCTCGTTCAAACGCAGGGTGTCGATGCCAAACGAATTGGAATTTATGGCGGCTCTTATGGTGGGTTTATTACCCTGATGGCCATGTTTACCACGCCCGATGTTTTCAAAGCCGGGGCCGCTCTTCGACCCGTAACCGACTGGGCGGCCTATAACCATCCGTACACCGCCAACATCCTGAACGAACCCCAAACCGACTCATTGGCCTATCGGCGTTCCTCACCCATCAATTTTGCCGAAGGCCTAAAAGGTCACTTGCTCATCTGTCATGGCATGGTCGATGTAAACGTTCATTTTCAGGATGCCGTCCGGCTGGCTCAGCGGCTCATTGAACTGAAAAAGGAAAACTGGGAACTGGCCCCCTACCCCGTTGAAGACCACGGCTTTGTTGAACCCACCAGCTG